The sequence caaatatcattgaaaaataaaattttgctttaatattatttaaacaaTTCATTAAATTTCAAAGTTACCTCATCATTATTTGGAATCTTAATAGTTGATTGTTGTTGTGCCAAAATTCATATGCAAGAAATGTGTATTTACATTTAGTAGtgtgaaataataaattaacatAACATGTTACATTTATTATAATTAATCTATACAAAAACATTCAACTAATTTTATATAGAACTtaaacacatatttcaaaaaatataatctgttagaaaaataattttatcttaatagATTATTAATTTACATGTCAGCTACTAAACAATCTGATCTTAATTTCAAATTTACATCAAACATTGCTATGATTATaagaaaaagcaaaaacaaatcaaataaattaaaaaggttTTATTTTGGTTCACATACTTTTCCTCATAGAAATTAAAAATGCTCATTTCAAaattaaatacttttatttttcaaacataaTCTATTTCGGTGCCaagcaaacaaataaaataataattagaaaGAAGTATAAAACTTTTTACATTCTCAAATTCAACGAAGAAGTACTTTCTGCTTCTCAAATTGgttgacatgtttgttaaaagatttattcaaaataattgacATGTTGAAGAATTCAATTGataattaatcatttttttttttttaactataccCATATTAAACGTGAATTTAATAGCCCCCTCAAAGGTTCAAAGCCAATCGCATATCCCTACATGATCTACATGCGCCGATTAGATAAGTCCGAGCCACATGTGTAATATTTGtactttttaacttttttttttttcatttatttttgtctttgttTTCTTCCGCTTTTTCTTTCACCTAAAACTGAATTTCCATGATCGTTCTCAAGAAGAACCACCATtatggcttcttcttcttcttcttcttctaaaatcaACAAAACCAAGCAACGACTTAATCCAATTTAATTTTCTTTGCTATCCAACATCAAAATTTGTAACACCACCACCACCTAATTGCACCACCCATCATCAAATATCACACACTATTACTGTCACCAAAAATCAATATGTCTTATCGCTAACCATCCAACACCAGAATAAATTTTGAGCAATTTCAATATACTATTATTGATTTTGAGCAAAATCAAAAGAGGATTTTTATAAAGAGAGAAGATACATCTACAAAAAAATGTATTACACGATTGAATTTTATGCAAAGCCcttaatttttatagaaaaagagcagaattataaaaataaattaaaaattgatgcTCGATTTGATGAGTTTGATGGTGGGAGAAATAAGATTTGATTGATTTCAAAAGTCTTATTGAAATTTTTCTTCGATTGGCGACAATTTCATCCCTCAATTTTTATAGTTTTCTCTCTGAAAACTACCATGGAaaatctctttattatttttttagttaatattATTTTCACCTTAGTTTTAGGGTGGAAccaaattcattttttattaaaaataagtgTGTAGTAGGTCATCATATTAGTTTAGGTATGTAAtcaatttttcaaatataatttagaataaTTTTAGTGTCTTTCTccataataaaaagataaagaattgTCTTTTCGACATACAATTTGGTCAATGATTTTTATATCAACTTGAAATGGAGaatttaaagttgaaaaattattattattttttttaaaagtgaaataaTGATCTCATTTGCCAAAACTCAGTATTCTTTTTCTAATGTCCAAGTACAATTTCTAACTTCCAATATTCCATTTATTAAACTTTAATCACATATTTTGTCCAAATGCCTTCTAATCACACACGAACTGAACAACGTAGTGTTACAACAATTTACACCTTCCAAGTTTGTTCTATAAATTAAACACTCACTCAActttaaataataatcattttttctcctttttttctatttagtTTTTCAAAATACCTACTTTATCCGTATATTTATatctaatttttgtatttttttttaaagaaaaacaagacTTTTCTATAAACacaattcttattttttaatctacataacttattttctataaaagctaaaaaatatttttaaatgaaaaaataaaaataaaaaatattaattgagtatataaGTTAATGACATtctataatgaaataaatgagcaaaataataaaaaattattttattaaaaattaaaactcTACTAATTATTTAtacgtgaaaataataagtaattataattttataaatatatttcaatataggtaatgtaaaaataattaatagtcgaGGGTCTTTCAAAAACAATATCTCTACTTCTACGATGTAGTGGTAAGGTTTACATACCCCTACCCTCCTCAGAGCGCACTTTGAAAATTTCACTCGGTTTGATGTTGTTGTACATGTATATTTGttacaaatcaaataattattattaataacttttaaattataatttagaaaataatttatattgacAACCAAAACTCGTTTATCTATATAGACACTACAGAAGagaatcaatataatataaaaattttgaatgtaaaagatattattagattttttaattaatttataattttttttttactaataatgataatgaatttaaataataaatatctacgttatgaatatatatataaaatattatataaataaaaaatttaaaatattaaaggtaaaatagatacgtaaatagtgaaaataaggaaGAATGATTGTTGTTCATTTTGCAAGGTTGAGGTGTGGTTtaatttttaaagcaaatttGAAGGGCATAAGCGAAAGCATTTGATGAATCGGGATCAAGGCATTGAGTTTTGTGGTTAGAGTGGGGATGGGGGAGGAGGCATTGGCAGTTGCAGCAGGGAAATACACATACTTACACGAAGTGGGTAAGGGTCCACCTGAAGCCATTGACGCCCACCATATTCTTGTTCGTAGGAGTAGAGAAAAGGGTTTCAATTTATGCCTCTTCACACTTCTCCTTTTTGCCTATCCCACCCTTCTTTTATTCCGGCAGGTCTATTTCTCATTCTTTATTACACTTGTCTAAACCTAGAAATCAAAATTGCAATATTAGGAGTTTTCTTTTTCCTGTAATTAGAAGGAAAAGGTAAGGTAGAGGGAAGGATAATACTCACTTTTTCCATCCTCAGTAGCGTTAGCAATGACAAATAGTATATAGTTTGTGCTGGTTAATCACTTGGGATTTAAGTCTGTTAAATATCATACAAAGATGTAGTTGTGCTCAGTACTTGGTTTGCCTCGATTATGTAGATACTTAATTTGTAACAAGAAATTGTGTTTTATTTGATCAAGGTCTTTCAATGCAGGGAAAGCTAGATACTCTTCATATTTGCAGCTTAGTTATCATGGCATTGCTCATTAGGTTATTTCTAAAGAAACCAGTGAAGAAAGGTGAGGATGTTTAACTTCAATGAATTTACTTAATGGACAGCTTATAATATGCAGTTTCGAAGCTTTAATCACATCGATTGTTTCTTGAGCTAAATCGAAGTAAGCTATATAGAAAATACTAGTAGAAATTAGTTATTTGGGGAAATGTCTAGTATACGTTATTCTAGTTAGACTACATGGgctgcaacagattgatcatgaTATCTAGTGGAGACAAGTCATgtaaaaagaatgattttgaggGTTTTCTGCTACCTTATAAAGTATACCCGTAGTCTGTTTTCAGCATATGATGTTTAACCCCATCTGCTAATGCTTGTGGATTTTTTAGTAGTTGCTATTGCCCATGCGACTAAAAATGTCAACAAACAACGGACAACCCGTAGTTCAAAGTATTCAAGTTGTAAAGCCTGTTTGATTATTTTGGGCTGTAAAGCATGTCCTCAACTTCTATAATTGCTGTAAAAAATTGCTTAGGACTTCTCTGAACTCCCCATATTGCTTAAATCAAGTGTGCTTCAATTCCCCATGTTTGGGAGTAGTTTGGTTCATAAAAAAGTTATGCCAGGATTATAATGCAAGGGTTGTAATACTGGGATTAATAATCCAGTGCATATAACCCTTTTGATTAATGTTTCGTTCATTGTGTCGGAAATGGGATATACTGTGTATAAAGGAAAAACATGTAATTGGCTTAAAGCTGGATAACATTCTCTTTAGAATTTTGCCTTTATCTTAaaagtattttggtctttttgctCTATCCAAGGATTGATAATCCCGGTATTAGAATCCTAGGTCAAATCCGGTATAAATAATACCATAGTTTTGGTTTAGGATAATACTAGTTTTGCTTATGCCGGGAACAAATTCAACCAAACAGGGTAAAATATCCAAATTTTATATTGGGGTTGTTTTTCTAATACCGGTAACCACTTGACCAAGAGAACCATTCCTTACTGAATTTGATGCATGAAAAGGCTCCTGTCTTGTGAATTTCACCAGCTTTAAACTGTTTTCGAACGGAATTAGCAATCTTAAAGGGTCTAATTCTTATTTCAAATGCCAAGTGGAGAAATGTAGATCAGAAAGAGTTCCAGTAAAGCATTAGGAGCTACTTTTTATGCTTGAAGGCGTGAAGCAACTACGCCTTCAGGCTTATTGTTAATTACTTACCATTCTTCttttaatttctatatatgtatttAGATACATACATTCTGGTTTGATCAGTGGTTCTCTATGTAGGAGAAACGGTcacttaaaaatatatatctCTAATTTAACTTATTCTGAAATACCACGAGAATAACGTCTTTATATCTGTGCTACTATTTAAAGTATCTGAGCTAGTTGGAACCAAAGTAAAGACTTTACTTTCAAGACACTTTCGGCCCAGATTATTTACTCAACAGTCTCTTGCATTTTTCATGCCATGTATCATGGGAAAGTGGTAACACTTTGATGAAGAGAAAGAAACTAGTGCTAACAGAAACATAAATCCGAACTGACACTCATGTCCCTGGAATTTGAGTATTCAGGtgaaagtttttattttcttatcttgCTTTTTATGTTATGACTTATTTGCTTCAACATTGATGTAAATTAGTTTGAGAGCTGTACGTCGTAGACTATTATTGTATACTCTTCTATTATCAGCCTTAATTTACACAAAAACACTACTATGAAAAAGCATGCAATTGTCTCGACACTCTCAAGATGATATTTTTACTGAAAATAAGTCTTAGTTTAAAAAACATGTTATGGACTATGGTAAACAAGAATTATCGAAAAAATTGGTTTAACACATAAACAATGAGATAAGATTTCTTTGTAGTGTATTACTCGAGATTCAGTAATTCGTTGACGTACTTCTATGTTATTTGACTTAAATTTCTCAAGCACTTTATCGAAGTTTAAACTTTAATGTATCGATTAATATTCATTTACATTAACAGACATGTCCAAGGACTAAGATTTTGTACATTAAAAATGAATATTCGACTGTCAGTCATGAATAAGGTTATCTAGAAGTCCCCAAGTTACTTAGTCGGCGTCTGGCCATAGATTTCAAGTACTTTTCACTTTATTAGGAATTTATGGAGtgggagttggagttggagtggtgtttaatttttgaatgtaCTTAAATACAACatcaaaagtgaaaagtgagtTGGAAAACCTGTTATAAGttgtttttcaaatttgaaatacaacttcaagttgaatttttatggccaaacactattttcaaataaagtggaaaattattctggaaaaaaaaatgaataattttcaTGCCCAAACGGGTCCTTAGGATAAGGGTTGTTGTGCTTAATATGAACCAAATGGTGAAACCCTGCAGTTTCATCATATGATTATTGCCAGCCACTTGTTTAGTGATTTTCTATGACTTCTCTACTGTGATACTTTCATTCTATTTCTTTTTATCATGGCTTTCTAGTTGattatgttttaataattttcatCTATTTGTACCACATATACTAGCTAGGAACCAAGGCCCCGGACGGTATGAATTCCTCTGTCTGTTCAGCCAAGGGTCTaccggaaacaatctctctaccttcTCAATGTAGGGGTAAGATCTTCGTACCCTtcatcctccccagaccccacatgtgggattacattgggtttgttgttgggACCGTATGAAGTCCCTTTAGCTGTAAATCACTGCCATTGCACATTGAATTGGTGCACATTGTGCAAGAGGGTCAAAAATCTGGGACCAAATCTCGTTAAAGATTCAATGTACTTCTCACGCAGTAACTTCAGTTAGTACCTTGGATATGAAACCTTTCACTTTAGAATTGTTTGTCAATGGGAATTGAAGTATTATCTATTATAGAAGTTAAAAGTTCTTGACAAAGCTTATGGTAGTGGGTATAGCTTAATCTTTAATCTGGTTTAAACCAACATATGCAGCACAAAAAACTGGTTGTTGTATGGTATCATAAAACTGCCTATACCAACATTTGCTGTATTTTGTAGTTATAATGTTCTAGTTTCTTGCAAACGAGTGACTAAAGTGTGACAGTCAACGTGACAATATCATAATTTATCCTCCTTATCCTTGTATGTCATTAGTTTCTGGGCACACACTACGCACGTGTACCCCACGTCAACGGgtatataaattcaaaaaaatcacatataaataaatatgctgtaaaataaaagttaaaacagaaattgttttgttataatTTCTGCCTTTGCTTTCAATTACAAAAGCTATCCGAatatcttctttcttttgggaTTAGGTAGCATAATAtactaaacataaataaattattgataaggTTCTAATAATACTAAAGAATAAGCACATCACTTTTTCAACATTGTAATTTAGAACTATGGAAGAGATATGTTGCAAGAAATATTCATCTATGATATCTTAGCAGGAAAAGAATTTGTACTTCAATAGAAACATCTCACAAGTAATTTGACCCAACTTGTGCCGACTCTTCGTGTTcaatgccgcacccgtgtcggattctccaagaatacactacttttgaagaatccgacaagCATtcgttgacatttttgaagagtacGAGCAACATAGAATATTGACTACTATCCATGTAAGTGATATAACAATATAAGACTTGCCAAAATACTTGATACCAAAAACTTGGTAATGTTCATATCTCTTATGATAAAGGGTTAATAGATGATCACTTGTGGAACTCACAAGCTTATACACTCCTCCTAGAGCCTGAAATTCATTATTTAAGATGCACCAGTACGAGTTGAAAATCTTTAGTTATTTGAAGAAGGAAACTCAATGAAATACGCATGACGCGTAGTCTTCAGCTGCATATCTCTTccatattaaatatgaaaaaaaacacACACAATTCAAGAGCACCAACAGCCACACCCCTGtcccaataaaataaaattgaatagttGCATTGAGACATCACTCTCAAAAGATTTGTCATTTTAATGTCTTCAAACCATGCATGTTCCAGATCTGTGAAGCAATAACAATTTCGAAATCTTACCCATACTTTCTCCCACTGTGCTAACTTTCTTACtttgtttttatatatgcatataaggTGCTAACTTATGTAACACGGTAACATTAGTCTTTTGATTTGCCTTTAGCTTTAGATTTTCAAACTTGATTGGTCATTGTTCTAATTGTATGATTTTTGAGAGTAGTATAATAATGGCAGGCAGGTAATGAAGAGATTCAACTACAATTATTATAGTGATTACTACAATTATTAATTCtaagttattattatatatttaataggagtagtatttatttGAATGTATATTTACATTTGGAACAAGTAGTATTATAGGAGTAGCTCTTTAGGGAAGGACACAAAAGTCATTTATCTTTAACGGATATTTTAGTAAATCAATTTTAGACTAAGGGGCTTCTCACATTTAGAATATTATCGATTATAGATTTAGATATAGATGTATGCCTCTGTGTGTACAAGgatttatatgtatgtatttgtttCCCCTCTACTAGGATTTCAAGACCACAGTTTCCAAAGCCACCAAAAGTAGCtgggaaaatataaataatgtgtGTGTGAGTATGTTTGTGTAATTTTTGCTTGTTTCCGGCTTCAACAAATTTGCTTGAACACAGATTTATATGCTAAGAGGAAATTTTATTGGGAACCAAGATGATAGGACATTCATTTGTAGTTCATGTacaatcaatcaatcaactacATCTTGGTCACAAGGTTGCATGCCTGTATGTGATGAATCATTTGTTTCTTCTGCTCTATTTGGGACAATTTCGTTAAATCTGGTGAAATATTTTTCTTCCAAGgtggttatcaaaaaaaaaaataaaaaattcttccAAGGCAAATTACAGGTTCTCTTGAAACTAGAGGTTTTCTGAACCACCCTTAGCCCTGCCAGGACATAATGTTAGTGTAATAAGAGCAACTAAACCTTAAtcctaacttcttcttattgctTGTATAGATCCATTCCTATCATTGTGATCTTCTTTGTTAACTTTGACCTAGGAATCGGAGATTGTAGGTCTTTTGAAGACAACTTCATTCCATGTAGTTCTAGGTCTACCTTGTTCTTCTTAGCACCTTCAAGCAACGTAGTGTCGCACCTATGAACAAGTGTATTTGGAGGATGACATAGTGACATATGGCTCCACATCTATCTAGAAATCCTTATTTCTACTGTGCTCTTTTCGTGGATATGTTTGGCCTTGGATGCCCAATATATCACCTCCAATATCACATTGCTGGTCTCACAGTTGTTCTACAAAACTTGCTTTTCACTTTGTTAGGAATACTCAGATCACATTGCAGTTCATGTACCACATCTTAAACTCCACTACTCCATTGAAGTATCAATAAACACTGGCTCTTAAGATAACGATCAAATATTTTGTGCTTGCTTTTTAACATCTTTCCCTTATAGCAGATAGAAAAATAGAATACACTGGAATCATTTGGTTATAGGTAAGGGTGGCAAAATGGATAAGTTATATGGGATCCATTCACATTAATCCATCTTAAATGGATTGGGTAATGGGTCAAATTGGAATAAAACCTATATAACCCGCTGTTTAATGGGTAAAAAAAAGAGGCTCAttcattaaagaagaaaaaaatggcattaaattattctatttttttggggggtgggggtgataaaaaattaatttcattttaaaaaacaaattaaaagaaaGTTATTGTTTTTTGGGGGGtgattacttttttttatttttaaaaaaaattcaaagaaattctttttttttggggggggagggggtggggggggttaaaaaaattaattaaaagaattttaatttttttttggtggtggtggttggggggggtagtaaaaataattttttttttttttttttaaatgtaaattaatttttttccattttttggggggtggggtggggggcttGGGGGGGGAGGGGAGCTAGGGTAGGGGttgatcaaaaattaatttgttttaaaaattcttttaaaaaattgggGGTGGGGTAgtaaagctttttttttttaaaaaaagaaattaaaaattaaaacttttatttGGGGTGGGTGGGAGGGTTTGGCTGTTTATGGGGTGGcgtgataaaaaaatataatttcttttaaaaaaacaaatttagaaagttttaatttttttttcttttttggggtgGGGGTTAGGGGGTTGGGTGTCGGGGTGAGAAAATTTGCTTTTGAAACTTCAACAAGATCTCTACTATAATATGGGTATCCATATTTAACCACATTATCCATTGGGTAAACTCATTTATCCATAACAAATATGGGTCGAGTCGGGTATTTTACCCATTTTCAATTGACCCATATTCGACTCGACCTGCTCTTTTGCCACCCCTAGTTATAGGATGTATACATCAGCTTACATTCATTCTGTATCTTGTGTTTGCCTATGACAGAGTCTGTTCTAATTCTGCCAGCTTTTGGAGTTCAACTCGAGACTCAGTATGGAAGGTACATACTGCATTATAGAGGTGAATGTTTTGCTATTTGCTTAAAGttacttcaaaaataatttttcaactcTGTTAAAAGATGCTTTTAAAATCAAGGATAACTTGTCATATATTCTGCATGGATCTGTCATTTTGTTTCTGCTTCCTTAAAGATTGTTGTGTGTACAGCCACTTGTTTCTTAATCTCCTCTATGAGATGGGCAACTATGTTAAGTAAACAAGTCAAAGTATTTGGTATATTACTTTTGTCCTGTGCCTACCTTTCTCTGTTTGCGCTGCTCAAGTTATTTTCCTATATGAGATTGGACAGATAAAGTTTTTTTGGATACGGTTGAAAAATGATTAATTTCTTAGGATCACTTGAATATATTTTGATGATACCATGTATGTAACCATGAGGGCACTATTTTATGCTTTTTGTATCTGAACTGAGAAGCTTCTAATTCAGCCTGTTGTTTTAATGCCatgttttactaaaaataattctaattcaGCCCTTTGTATACAGTGGGAAAACAATTCGCCAGTTTGTTCCCATTAGCAGGATTTTAAAACCAGTGCTGACGGAATGTGTCACACCAGTTACCTGTTATTGGACTCTATCTTTGATTATTCGAGGGGAGGAAGAACTTATGctagttttcaaggtgaaatTTATCCCTGCTATATTTCTCTAACAAATCCTTAGCAGTCTTAATACTTGTATCTTTGAGTtgaagaatagtttcccttcaaAATGAGATGTCCAGTCTCTAGTTTCTAAATTTGTGTGCTTTTTGTTTGGAATTTTAGATAGAAACAAATAATGGGAGGGCTTTGAACCAACAAAAGGACGTAGCAAAGAATATTACTCCagtttattttctctttcttacaCAAttgttatatttaaatataatttccaGGAATTGCGTCCACCAGTGAAAATGTTAGCGCCTGTCTGGAAGGCTTTATGTGCTGCCATAGAATGTGGAGAATGCACGGAGGCAATTACATAGCTTGTATAATCTCAACCGATTCAACTTTTTAGTATAAATGTTTCAGCACTTGTATTCTTTACATTTGAAGTTGTAAATGGCATGATATAGTTCTCCATATAAATGTTTCAGCACTTGTATTCTTTACATTTGAAGTTGTAAATGGCATTATATAGTTCTCCATATCGTCTTCACATGTTCCCTGCAAAAGGCTAATCATATGAGCTGTTTGGAACCACTTATCATATGGGATACTTTATTCTAGAaaattttgttttccttttcgATTACCTTGTAAATAAACCAGATGCAGATACCAAAGCTCTAGTTCCAGTTCTTTTTCAGATCTAACCTGAGTGATTTAAAGGACGATATTGTTAATTTCATGAATTGTTATTAGTATGTTGTCAACCTTAAACAATAGCACAACAGGAGCCCACTAT comes from Capsicum annuum cultivar UCD-10X-F1 chromosome 2, UCD10Xv1.1, whole genome shotgun sequence and encodes:
- the LOC107858489 gene encoding uncharacterized protein LOC107858489 translates to MGEEALAVAAGKYTYLHEVGKGPPEAIDAHHILVRRSREKGFNLCLFTLLLFAYPTLLLFRQGKLDTLHICSLVIMALLIRLFLKKPVKKESVLILPAFGVQLETQYGSGKTIRQFVPISRILKPVLTECVTPVTCYWTLSLIIRGEEELMLVFKELRPPVKMLAPVWKALCAAIECGECTEAIT